One region of Pseudanabaena sp. BC1403 genomic DNA includes:
- a CDS encoding ABC transporter ATP-binding protein, with product MLLEVENLTVRYGNAEPAVDRVTFHLQAGEALGLIGESGCGKSTIGRSLIKLLPKYASIEGTVCVDGEAIAEKKDGTWRGEKVGLIFQDPMTRLDPLMSIEAHGLEVLASHYPKLSAKSAQQRLKDALKAVRIDPSRAKQYPHEFSGGMRQRVAIALSLLLNPVLLIADEPTTSLDVTVATDILKELTELRKSRSMGLLLVTHDLGMVAEYCDRIAVMYNGVIVETGAVEQIFRSPQHPYTQSLLASVLHFHPEILSSSQDISEVQDQEVLEDIPENAPENTLEDNPDGEEVKVIEKTQIPPKSSPRVILYVNHLQKHYVTGGNLLTRLVDPSIGLVKAVDGVDLEIISGETFGIIGESGSGKSTTGRAILQLIKPDRGSVRFNSVELTRLKGEQLRQMRSQMQMIFQDPRACFSPYMTVFHSVADPLLIHKIEPNLESAREKVYAILEKVGLNSQLAERYPSDLSGGQLQRVAIARALITNPKLVICDEPVSMLDASIQSQVLQLMRDLKQEFKLTYIFITHDLAVAQFFCDRIAVMRSGKIVEQGSTAEVLTNPQHEYTKALIASIPRIPYINS from the coding sequence ATGCTGCTTGAAGTCGAAAACTTGACTGTTCGTTATGGCAATGCAGAACCTGCGGTCGATCGCGTTACTTTTCATTTACAAGCAGGTGAAGCGCTAGGTTTAATCGGCGAAAGTGGCTGTGGCAAATCAACGATTGGGCGATCGCTAATTAAGCTATTACCCAAGTATGCCAGCATTGAAGGGACAGTCTGTGTCGATGGTGAAGCGATTGCCGAGAAAAAAGATGGCACATGGCGAGGTGAAAAGGTTGGATTAATATTTCAAGATCCGATGACAAGACTCGATCCACTCATGAGCATAGAGGCACATGGTTTAGAAGTATTAGCATCTCATTATCCTAAGCTCTCAGCCAAATCTGCTCAACAACGGCTAAAAGATGCGCTTAAAGCCGTTCGTATTGATCCATCACGAGCTAAACAATATCCCCATGAATTTAGTGGTGGGATGCGTCAGAGAGTAGCGATCGCCCTTTCGTTGCTGCTAAATCCTGTTTTATTGATTGCTGATGAACCAACCACTAGTCTTGATGTCACAGTTGCCACAGATATTCTCAAAGAACTAACTGAACTTCGCAAAAGTCGATCCATGGGCTTACTGCTAGTCACCCACGATCTTGGTATGGTTGCTGAATATTGCGATCGCATTGCCGTCATGTATAACGGTGTGATCGTGGAGACTGGAGCTGTCGAACAAATTTTTCGTTCTCCGCAACATCCCTATACCCAAAGCTTACTGGCTTCTGTTCTCCATTTTCATCCTGAGATATTATCTTCTAGTCAAGATATTTCTGAAGTTCAAGATCAGGAAGTTCTAGAAGATATACCCGAAAATGCTCCAGAGAATACTTTAGAAGACAACCCAGATGGTGAAGAAGTTAAGGTAATTGAAAAAACTCAGATTCCTCCAAAATCATCTCCAAGAGTAATCCTCTATGTAAATCATCTCCAAAAGCATTATGTCACTGGCGGAAATCTGCTAACACGATTAGTTGATCCTTCGATTGGTTTAGTAAAAGCAGTTGATGGCGTTGACTTAGAAATAATCTCAGGAGAAACCTTTGGCATCATCGGTGAAAGTGGCTCTGGCAAAAGTACAACGGGACGAGCAATTCTACAATTGATCAAACCCGATCGCGGTTCCGTGCGGTTTAATAGCGTGGAACTAACTAGACTCAAAGGTGAACAACTACGCCAAATGCGATCGCAGATGCAGATGATTTTCCAAGATCCGCGTGCTTGCTTTAGTCCTTATATGACGGTATTTCATAGCGTCGCCGATCCATTGCTGATTCATAAAATCGAACCCAATCTAGAATCGGCTCGTGAAAAGGTATATGCCATTCTTGAAAAAGTAGGACTGAACTCGCAACTAGCCGAACGTTATCCATCAGATTTGTCAGGTGGACAATTGCAACGAGTAGCGATCGCCCGTGCTTTGATTACTAACCCGAAATTGGTCATCTGCGATGAGCCTGTGAGTATGCTCGATGCTTCGATTCAGAGCCAAGTTTTGCAGTTAATGCGCGATCTCAAACAAGAATTTAAGCTGACTTATATCTTTATTACCCACGATCTCGCTGTTGCTCAGTTTTTCTGCGATCGCATTGCCGTGATGCGTAGCGGTAAAATTGTAGAGCAGGGCAGTACCGCAGAAGTGTTGACTAATCCTCAGCACGAATATACCAAGGCTTTGATTGCTTCAATTCCACGTATTCCTTACATCAATAGCTAA
- a CDS encoding NAD(P)/FAD-dependent oxidoreductase, producing MQQLLYIEIPTPQVAAVKTWLQSEYQPSFGKKSVAKHGFILDSQNSSGAIAQLSVFIWTLQRTTYLKVFRWSDEVMDGEKDFLDHLTKAARQAFPYEFKQPPAIAPDQSIFEALAEEYPLTVKFFQHIPNGEYDLNRVYWWEKRWRESVKSPETPKNVIFTEAGSSKQDLQYDIVYLGGALGAIHAAMMAKLGYRVCLVERIPFGRMNREWNISRAEFQNLIDFGLFTKEEFESMITAEYVDGFNKFFDSNNPPHLKAKVLHTPTVLNIAIDTHRLLEICSEKLHQYGAVICDRTEFEKVTISDYGAKIFAKNLETGAPVTITSRLVIDAMGSASAIAQQLNAGQAFDSVCPTVGAVLEGIDKHVWDSQYGDVLFSHGDISRGRQLIWELFPAEKDELTIYLFHYHQVHPDNPGSLLEMYEDFFTILPEYRRCDMEKLTWKKATFGYITGHYSLNEDSKKCAFDRILAIGDAASLQSPLVFTGFGSLVRNLPRLATLLDTALKHDLLKVDDLNQINAYQSNIAVTWLFSKGMMVPTGMYLPPERVNSMLNTFFGLLADEPQPVSDRFIKDRLNWLMFNRLALIAAFKNPKLILWILEMAGTKDLLKWLSSYGAFTRSSLANALLGGWLPQLMRSCQTWLEPTNPRLWLRLLSWSYALNYSVGKPVD from the coding sequence ATGCAGCAGTTACTTTACATCGAGATTCCTACGCCTCAAGTTGCAGCCGTGAAAACATGGCTTCAGTCTGAGTACCAGCCGTCTTTTGGGAAAAAATCTGTTGCAAAGCATGGCTTTATCCTCGATAGCCAAAATAGCTCAGGTGCGATCGCACAGTTATCAGTATTTATCTGGACATTACAACGCACTACTTATCTGAAAGTATTTCGCTGGTCGGATGAGGTGATGGATGGCGAAAAGGATTTTCTCGATCATTTGACTAAGGCGGCGCGGCAAGCTTTTCCGTATGAGTTTAAACAGCCTCCAGCGATCGCACCTGATCAATCAATTTTTGAAGCCTTAGCAGAGGAGTATCCGCTTACAGTCAAATTTTTTCAACACATTCCTAATGGTGAATATGACCTCAATCGTGTCTATTGGTGGGAGAAGCGCTGGCGCGAAAGTGTGAAATCGCCTGAAACTCCGAAAAATGTGATCTTTACAGAAGCAGGTTCTTCAAAGCAAGATTTGCAATATGATATTGTCTATTTGGGAGGTGCATTGGGGGCAATCCATGCAGCGATGATGGCGAAATTGGGCTATCGCGTTTGTTTAGTGGAAAGGATTCCTTTTGGAAGGATGAATCGTGAATGGAATATTTCCCGCGCCGAATTTCAAAATCTGATTGACTTTGGTCTATTCACCAAAGAAGAATTTGAAAGCATGATTACGGCGGAGTATGTGGATGGATTTAACAAATTCTTTGATAGTAACAATCCACCGCATCTCAAAGCCAAAGTCCTACATACACCCACAGTTCTAAACATTGCGATCGACACCCATCGCTTATTAGAGATTTGTAGCGAGAAATTACATCAGTATGGAGCAGTGATTTGCGATCGCACCGAGTTTGAGAAAGTAACTATTAGCGATTATGGCGCGAAAATATTTGCTAAGAATTTAGAAACTGGTGCACCTGTAACGATCACGTCCAGATTAGTAATTGATGCTATGGGATCGGCTTCAGCGATCGCGCAACAACTAAATGCAGGTCAAGCCTTTGATAGCGTCTGTCCCACTGTGGGTGCAGTTCTCGAAGGTATTGATAAGCATGTATGGGATTCCCAATATGGAGATGTTCTCTTTAGTCATGGCGATATCTCACGGGGACGACAATTAATTTGGGAACTCTTTCCTGCCGAAAAAGATGAACTTACAATTTATCTATTTCACTATCACCAAGTTCATCCAGACAATCCAGGTTCTCTTTTAGAAATGTATGAGGACTTCTTTACGATTTTGCCTGAATATCGCCGTTGTGACATGGAGAAATTAACTTGGAAGAAAGCGACATTTGGTTATATCACAGGACATTACAGCCTCAATGAAGATTCTAAAAAATGTGCCTTTGATCGAATTTTAGCGATCGGTGATGCTGCATCATTACAATCACCGCTTGTGTTTACAGGCTTTGGTTCTCTAGTTCGCAACTTGCCTCGATTAGCAACTTTATTAGATACTGCGCTAAAGCATGATTTACTCAAAGTGGACGATCTCAATCAAATCAATGCCTATCAGAGCAATATTGCCGTCACATGGTTATTCTCTAAGGGAATGATGGTTCCTACAGGAATGTATTTGCCACCAGAGCGGGTTAACTCGATGCTGAACACTTTCTTTGGGTTACTGGCTGATGAGCCACAACCAGTTAGCGATCGCTTTATTAAAGATCGACTCAATTGGTTAATGTTTAACCGTCTTGCCCTGATTGCCGCATTTAAAAATCCAAAACTAATTCTCTGGATTTTGGAAATGGCAGGTACAAAAGATTTATTGAAATGGTTATCTAGTTATGGAGCCTTTACCCGCAGTTCCCTAGCTAATGCTCTATTAGGTGGATGGCTACCACAACTCATGCGGAGTTGTCAAACTTGGCTAGAACCGACGAATCCTCGTTTGTGGTTGCGTTTACTAAGTTGGAGTTATGCACTTAATTACTCTGTCGGTAAACCTGTAGATTAA
- a CDS encoding shikimate dehydrogenase has product MSGRIFGTTKILGVMGFPVSHSLSPVMHNAAIAALGLDYVYVPFPIAVDDLPTAIAGLKTIQSIRGFNLTIPHKVEVMPLLDEVLPIAQAVGAVNTVKRVGDRLIGTNTDVAGFLNPLKQLNCEWENTPALILGGGGAAQAVVAACLELGCSVIHVAGRDPKKMKKFHGSMTSQLHDYNLRVHPWTSIPHLLEVAGIVINATPIGMAGDPNTPISEEEMDLLPDHAIAYDLIYTPRPTKFLQIAAAKGLKTIDGLEMLINQGAIGLEFWLDLPVPIEIMRQALHQHLATQS; this is encoded by the coding sequence ATGAGCGGGCGCATCTTTGGGACAACTAAAATTTTAGGAGTGATGGGGTTTCCCGTTAGTCATAGTCTTTCGCCTGTGATGCATAATGCCGCGATCGCAGCTTTGGGACTGGACTATGTGTATGTACCATTTCCGATCGCTGTGGATGATTTACCTACAGCGATCGCTGGTTTAAAAACAATTCAATCGATCCGAGGCTTTAACCTAACAATCCCTCATAAAGTTGAAGTGATGCCCTTGCTTGATGAAGTCTTGCCGATCGCTCAAGCCGTTGGTGCTGTCAATACTGTTAAGCGAGTTGGAGATCGCTTAATTGGCACAAATACTGACGTTGCAGGTTTTTTAAATCCACTCAAACAGCTTAACTGCGAATGGGAAAATACGCCCGCCTTGATCCTTGGTGGTGGTGGTGCGGCTCAGGCTGTAGTTGCGGCTTGCTTAGAATTGGGCTGTTCTGTCATTCATGTGGCGGGACGAGATCCCAAAAAGATGAAAAAATTTCACGGCTCAATGACCAGCCAACTTCATGATTACAATCTGCGCGTACATCCTTGGACATCAATACCACACTTGCTAGAAGTTGCGGGAATCGTAATTAATGCCACACCGATCGGAATGGCAGGCGATCCAAATACACCGATCTCTGAAGAGGAAATGGATCTATTGCCTGATCATGCGATCGCATATGACCTAATTTATACACCACGCCCCACAAAATTTTTACAAATTGCCGCCGCCAAAGGACTCAAAACAATCGATGGTTTGGAGATGCTAATTAATCAGGGTGCGATCGGGCTGGAGTTTTGGTTAGACCTGCCAGTCCCCATTGAGATTATGCGCCAAGCGTTGCACCAGCATCTAGCTACGCAATCCTAA
- a CDS encoding HEAT repeat domain-containing protein: MALSQLFGSTANLLPVFAQKTVDKCTDAETANYIGQISKSDRKLLESLIRCKLKTVPALISALKSPDKDIRIQAANMLGAMREKAKDAIPALTGILKDPDKDVRNQAISALGYMGKDAVPALISALKSPDKDMRSQAAMALIGIGEDANESEPALIMLLKDSDRDVRRSAATALAFKSGISKNALPALIIALKDEDKDVRFGAVFAIDVLSIRVKEARDAVPALIVAVKDSEQLIRVRAAMALGFIGKDAKDAVPALIAALQSFDADVLMRSQTANALGSIGKEARDAVPALITALKDPNPNVRSSAAIALGNIDINAPNALTELITALKDSHINVRVSAAMSLGKNKYTKYALPTLINALRDSDKNSLPYENGSIRAADALRAIGKEAKGSVTALIATLKDPNHGLRSAAIYALGGIGEEAKDAVPALIAILKDPNTQLRFEVANALGQIGKYTLPILVSTLKEPNEKVRAGAVIAMGVIGKDTLPMLVSALKDPSKYVRAQVVRSLAIIGKDTKEVVPLVIDALKKDPEADVRSSAAKALEIIGKDAVPALIFALNDPDQWVRYSAAEALGNIGNDAKNAVPALINAFKDSDELVRDVASEALERIAPNLKF; the protein is encoded by the coding sequence AATATCAAAATCCGATCGCAAACTTCTAGAGTCTTTAATCCGTTGCAAACTTAAAACCGTACCCGCCTTAATTTCTGCTCTTAAATCTCCTGATAAAGATATTCGCATTCAGGCTGCCAATATGTTAGGCGCAATGCGAGAGAAGGCAAAAGATGCAATACCTGCCTTAACTGGTATTCTCAAAGATCCAGATAAAGATGTCCGTAATCAGGCTATATCTGCATTGGGATACATGGGTAAAGATGCAGTACCTGCCTTAATTTCTGCACTCAAATCTCCTGATAAAGATATGCGGTCTCAAGCGGCAATGGCACTAATAGGAATAGGTGAGGATGCAAATGAGTCTGAACCTGCACTTATTATGCTACTTAAAGACTCGGATAGGGATGTACGACGTAGCGCTGCAACTGCCCTAGCATTTAAAAGTGGAATTAGTAAAAATGCTTTGCCTGCCCTGATTATAGCCCTCAAAGATGAAGATAAAGATGTGCGCTTCGGTGCTGTATTCGCAATCGATGTATTATCAATAAGGGTAAAAGAGGCTAGGGATGCGGTGCCTGCCCTAATTGTTGCCGTTAAAGACTCCGAGCAACTTATACGTGTTAGGGCTGCCATGGCGTTAGGTTTTATCGGTAAAGATGCAAAGGATGCAGTACCTGCTCTTATTGCTGCTCTCCAATCCTTTGATGCAGATGTGCTCATGCGTTCTCAAACAGCAAATGCCCTAGGAAGTATAGGAAAGGAAGCCAGAGACGCAGTCCCTGCCTTAATTACCGCTCTTAAAGACCCCAATCCAAATGTACGTTCTAGTGCAGCGATCGCTTTAGGAAATATAGACATCAATGCGCCAAATGCTTTGACTGAGTTGATTACTGCTCTGAAAGACTCTCATATAAATGTGCGTGTTAGTGCTGCCATGTCATTAGGAAAAAACAAATATACAAAGTACGCTTTACCTACCCTTATTAACGCCTTAAGAGATTCTGACAAAAATTCGCTTCCTTACGAAAATGGAAGTATCAGGGCAGCAGACGCGCTAAGAGCCATAGGTAAAGAAGCAAAAGGTTCGGTAACTGCGTTAATTGCAACTCTTAAAGATCCCAACCACGGTTTGCGGAGTGCGGCTATATATGCTCTTGGAGGGATAGGGGAGGAAGCAAAAGATGCTGTGCCTGCCTTGATCGCCATTCTTAAAGACCCCAATACTCAATTAAGGTTTGAGGTAGCCAATGCGCTCGGACAAATTGGGAAATACACTTTGCCTATATTAGTTTCTACTCTTAAAGAGCCTAATGAGAAAGTACGTGCTGGCGCAGTAATTGCTATGGGAGTAATAGGTAAAGACACCCTACCAATGCTGGTGTCGGCTCTCAAAGATCCTAGTAAATATGTCCGCGCTCAAGTTGTAAGGTCTCTGGCAATCATTGGAAAAGATACTAAAGAAGTCGTACCTCTAGTTATTGATGCTCTAAAAAAAGACCCTGAGGCTGATGTCCGTTCTAGTGCTGCTAAAGCATTGGAGATTATTGGTAAAGATGCAGTCCCTGCTTTGATTTTTGCGCTCAATGATCCTGATCAATGGGTTCGTTATTCGGCTGCTGAAGCATTAGGCAATATCGGCAATGATGCGAAAAATGCAGTACCCGCTCTTATCAATGCATTCAAAGATTCTGATGAATTGGTGCGCGATGTCGCAAGTGAGGCTCTAGAAAGGATCGCCCCTAACCTTAAATTTTAG
- the cbiB gene encoding adenosylcobinamide-phosphate synthase CbiB: MLELSPNFLILIFAASLDRLIGDPVNWLHPVQVMGWFISQFTDLVLIEDPASSNRIPRFSPLIMKVLGMILGVSMILGSGVVSWLIAIASAKVHPFFAIAVSSILLAACFAGRSLRDAAESVLAVLQTGNIENARRELSRYVGRDTDDLTELEILRAVLETVTENAIDAVTSPLFYALIGSALFDYGGVALAIAYKAASTLDSMVGYREAPYTDLGWFSAKTDDVFTWLPCRLTVITLALFSGKPMYVWQICDRDAKQDSSPNSGWSECVYAAILQVQLGGENRYRGLVKQKPLLGDAIDAIAAPKISQALKLTRICFLIWLSFAIVIANK; the protein is encoded by the coding sequence GTGCTAGAGCTATCTCCTAACTTTCTGATTTTAATTTTTGCGGCAAGTCTTGATCGCTTAATTGGCGATCCTGTTAATTGGCTGCATCCAGTGCAGGTCATGGGTTGGTTCATCTCGCAATTTACTGATTTGGTGCTGATCGAAGATCCAGCTTCTAGCAATCGTATTCCTCGTTTTTCGCCACTAATCATGAAAGTGCTAGGCATGATTTTAGGAGTTAGCATGATCTTGGGAAGTGGTGTCGTAAGCTGGCTGATTGCGATCGCATCGGCAAAAGTCCATCCTTTTTTTGCGATCGCTGTTTCCAGTATTTTATTAGCCGCCTGTTTTGCGGGAAGAAGTCTCCGTGATGCCGCCGAGTCAGTGTTAGCTGTATTGCAAACTGGAAATATCGAAAATGCTCGCCGAGAGTTGAGTCGCTATGTAGGGCGTGATACGGATGATTTGACAGAATTAGAGATTTTACGAGCTGTGCTGGAAACTGTCACCGAAAATGCGATCGATGCTGTTACATCGCCATTGTTTTATGCCTTGATTGGTTCGGCTTTGTTTGATTATGGTGGCGTAGCTTTAGCGATCGCTTACAAAGCAGCTAGCACGCTCGACTCTATGGTGGGCTATCGCGAAGCTCCCTACACTGATCTCGGCTGGTTTAGCGCCAAGACCGATGATGTGTTTACTTGGCTGCCATGTCGATTAACGGTGATTACTTTAGCGTTATTTTCAGGAAAGCCCATGTATGTCTGGCAGATTTGCGATCGCGATGCCAAGCAAGACTCTAGCCCCAATTCTGGATGGAGTGAATGTGTTTATGCAGCAATTTTGCAAGTACAGTTAGGTGGAGAAAATCGCTATCGCGGGCTTGTTAAACAAAAGCCGTTATTGGGAGATGCGATTGATGCGATCGCTGCACCTAAAATTTCACAAGCTCTCAAGCTAACGCGCATCTGTTTTTTGATTTGGCTTAGCTTCGCTATCGTCATAGCCAATAAATAG
- a CDS encoding cobyric acid synthase, whose protein sequence is MKAISVLGTSSNAGKSWMVTALGAWLRRNGVKVAPFKAQNMSNNSYVTLEGGEIGRAQAVQAIACGMRPIVEMNPILLKPSGNGTSQLVLLGEARQHIAAIDYYQHIETLWETVRDSLEYWRDRCDVLLLEGAGSPVELNLMHRDLVNLRPIVHLQGRWILVGDIEKGGVFAQIIGTHQLLPETARDLGLGFIVNKFRGDLRLFNDAEKHFRDYMPHLPYIGVLPYAADLQPESEDSLCSEAESKGEGAKIAWIRFPHLSNSQDSQPWQLDLGIETVWAKTIADLDNAKIIILPGSKNTLSDLQWLRTSGLANAILAAHHRGVPIVGICGGYQMLGKYLCDREGVAGSSGDVEGLGLLPISTEFMATKQVRQVQALWQSSQSTDKWMTYEIHMGVTKLIEASESSLIQPLLQVQGDREFRDEGMQCDRVWGSYLHGLFESVAVRQSLTRLANIPEHQSASISWQDHQQKLYNDMADLLETHLDLTAIHRYLDI, encoded by the coding sequence ATGAAAGCCATATCTGTTTTGGGAACTTCATCTAATGCTGGCAAAAGCTGGATGGTTACAGCATTAGGGGCATGGCTCAGACGAAATGGAGTTAAAGTTGCTCCATTTAAAGCGCAAAATATGTCGAATAATTCCTATGTGACATTGGAAGGTGGAGAAATAGGTCGAGCGCAAGCAGTACAAGCGATCGCCTGTGGGATGCGTCCAATCGTAGAAATGAATCCAATTCTGTTAAAGCCATCGGGAAATGGAACTTCGCAATTAGTTTTATTAGGTGAAGCTCGTCAACATATCGCGGCAATTGATTACTATCAACATATCGAAACGCTCTGGGAGACTGTGCGCGACTCTCTCGAATATTGGCGCGATCGCTGTGATGTTTTGCTGTTAGAAGGGGCTGGCAGCCCTGTAGAACTTAATCTCATGCATCGTGATCTTGTGAATTTACGCCCGATTGTTCATTTGCAAGGACGTTGGATTCTTGTTGGGGATATCGAGAAGGGAGGCGTATTTGCTCAAATAATTGGTACGCATCAGCTTCTACCTGAAACTGCAAGGGATTTGGGATTAGGCTTTATTGTGAACAAGTTTCGTGGCGATTTACGATTGTTTAATGATGCAGAGAAACACTTTCGCGATTATATGCCGCATCTTCCCTATATAGGAGTTCTTCCCTATGCCGCAGATCTACAACCTGAGAGCGAAGATAGTTTATGTAGTGAAGCGGAATCTAAAGGTGAGGGTGCGAAGATCGCGTGGATTAGATTTCCTCATTTGTCTAATTCTCAAGATAGTCAGCCTTGGCAATTAGATCTAGGCATAGAGACCGTTTGGGCGAAAACCATTGCGGATTTAGACAATGCAAAGATCATTATTCTCCCAGGAAGCAAAAACACTCTCAGCGATCTACAATGGTTAAGAACTTCAGGATTAGCAAATGCAATTTTGGCGGCACATCATCGAGGCGTTCCGATCGTTGGTATCTGTGGTGGTTATCAGATGTTGGGGAAATATCTATGCGATCGCGAAGGTGTTGCTGGTTCATCAGGAGATGTCGAAGGACTGGGGCTATTACCAATTAGTACAGAATTTATGGCAACCAAACAGGTGCGTCAGGTACAGGCGCTCTGGCAAAGTTCGCAATCTACCGACAAATGGATGACCTATGAGATTCATATGGGAGTCACCAAATTAATTGAGGCTAGTGAATCTTCGCTAATTCAACCTTTGCTGCAAGTGCAAGGCGATCGCGAGTTTCGTGATGAAGGAATGCAATGCGATCGGGTATGGGGAAGTTATTTGCATGGTTTATTTGAATCTGTTGCTGTACGCCAATCTTTAACCAGATTGGCAAATATTCCCGAACATCAGTCAGCCTCAATCTCTTGGCAAGATCATCAACAAAAGCTTTATAACGATATGGCAGACTTACTAGAAACACATCTAGACCTTACTGCAATTCATCGTTATCTCGATATCTAG
- a CDS encoding aminotransferase class V-fold PLP-dependent enzyme yields MPDSQKNFFLNSHFLNPDRSNLEDIRKLGYAFVDLIVDSVLDTQNQPFVTDESAFDILIPEQGQELLELLAEVRSQILPRTVNFQNPRYMGHMDSVPSAITIWADALVSAINNNMLSYELAPVFTEMETQLMQWFGNLFGMGTDCFGTLTAGGSLANISGLLLARNWKRPQSKALGNSSNLMAFVSDAAHTSFEKAMNVIGVGKENLVRVPTNHRGEIILEELESAIQKAIREGKHPFFVAAIAGTTVTGAIDPIQSVGEIAKRYDCWFHIDAAYGGAGIFTPKLQPLFQGCELADSMTFNPQKWLWVARTCAMLIVKDKQHLVDGFDGELPYMDDQALNFGNLNLQGTRRTDSLKLWMALKAMGISGCRYLVERSLDLSDHLRQWVEDSAELELVCEPTLNIICLKSNDPKLSSSALRQQWINEGKLWLSLPLWKGDRVLKAVVLHPYASQ; encoded by the coding sequence ATGCCCGATTCCCAAAAAAATTTCTTCCTTAATTCTCATTTCCTTAATCCCGATCGCTCTAATCTTGAAGATATCCGTAAGTTGGGATATGCCTTTGTCGATTTGATCGTGGATTCAGTTTTGGATACTCAAAATCAGCCCTTTGTGACAGATGAATCTGCTTTTGATATTCTCATTCCTGAACAAGGGCAGGAACTTTTAGAATTATTGGCAGAAGTGCGATCGCAGATTTTGCCACGTACTGTCAACTTTCAGAATCCTCGCTATATGGGACATATGGATAGTGTGCCTAGTGCAATCACGATCTGGGCAGATGCTCTAGTTTCCGCAATTAACAACAATATGCTGAGCTATGAACTCGCTCCCGTATTTACGGAAATGGAAACGCAATTGATGCAATGGTTCGGTAATCTGTTTGGAATGGGAACTGATTGTTTTGGCACACTTACCGCAGGTGGCAGTCTTGCTAATATTTCAGGACTATTATTAGCGAGAAACTGGAAACGACCACAAAGCAAGGCTTTAGGTAATTCCAGCAATTTAATGGCTTTTGTTTCTGATGCCGCACATACTTCCTTTGAGAAGGCAATGAATGTGATTGGCGTTGGCAAAGAGAACTTAGTGAGAGTTCCTACAAATCATCGTGGCGAAATTATTTTAGAAGAATTGGAATCTGCTATTCAAAAAGCAATTAGAGAAGGAAAACATCCTTTTTTTGTAGCTGCGATCGCGGGCACAACAGTAACAGGGGCAATTGATCCGATTCAATCAGTGGGAGAAATTGCTAAACGTTATGATTGTTGGTTTCATATTGATGCAGCCTATGGTGGAGCAGGTATTTTTACCCCAAAATTGCAGCCCCTATTTCAAGGTTGTGAACTTGCGGACTCAATGACTTTTAATCCGCAAAAGTGGCTTTGGGTAGCGCGAACCTGTGCAATGCTAATTGTCAAAGATAAGCAGCATCTCGTTGATGGCTTTGATGGAGAACTTCCCTATATGGATGATCAAGCTCTGAACTTTGGAAATCTTAATTTGCAGGGAACAAGACGGACTGATAGCCTCAAGTTATGGATGGCTCTGAAAGCGATGGGAATTTCGGGTTGTCGTTATCTCGTGGAGCGATCGCTTGATCTATCTGATCATCTGCGTCAATGGGTTGAAGATTCGGCAGAATTAGAACTCGTCTGCGAACCAACTTTAAATATTATTTGCCTCAAATCTAATGACCCGAAACTTAGTAGTTCGGCTCTACGACAACAATGGATTAATGAAGGAAAATTATGGCTATCCTTACCACTATGGAAAGGCGATCGCGTTCTCAAAGCCGTAGTTTTACATCCCTACGCAAGTCAGTAG